Below is a genomic region from Cotesia glomerata isolate CgM1 linkage group LG5, MPM_Cglom_v2.3, whole genome shotgun sequence.
GAACAGCGTTGATCGTTAGGTCGTTAGTGGTTCACAACATACCTCTATGATTTTTATGGATAAGTGCCACCCTCAACAATTTTATACGCAATCGTTATACTCTATTCTTGTCTATAATCTATATTGATTCTAACAAAAGCTTAATGCAACGCTTTATTCCTTAAGGCTATTGTGGTGAGCTTAATTTGATCTATTGATCGATAAGTGTGGTCACCATTTACAGTTTCCTAACGTAATTTACTAATTCATTACTCCGTTTAACAAATTACCAACAATTACAACcaacttataataataatattaaaacaattattaataactgatAAGTTTTTAAGCATTTTTTATCTGAatataaatgttataaattgATACGGACTCGTAtggattttagtatttcacCGGATTATCTCTGTATCACATATGTATTATGCAAGGTAAGCATGCGCTTTTAGtcataaatcattttattacCTCCCGAAAAAGACAAAGCTTACTGTTAACTAAACTCATAATAgccaattataattaaatagttaattatcTCAAGTCAAGTTTGATCAATTTatcaatgtaaatttattataaattcaagACATTACTAAACTCTTAATGAGACAATTATTAGCACACGTCggttttacatatatatatgtcaaCCACTTTATCTATGACGtgactttattataaaactaatttttaagctttaaaaatatttagaaaattttttagcttctTTCCGAGACTTTAAAATGTCGGATtgaattaaaacttttcacATTTATAATCAAGGATCAGTGACAAGACAATAATTTGATAAGTTTGTCTCTTTATCTCTcgataaaatagaattttaaactaattaaaaattattttctacttaaatatatattaaaaagatGATTTAATGGTGAGTAGTAAAGTTATgaagcagaaaaatttttaaaatatgaagcAACCAGCGTGGTTGATTTAGTATCCTTATGATCAATTTATGATGTATATCTTATTTTATACCTCACTGacggaaaaatataaatctcactttatataataaataacaaaaagtaGTCAATATCTTGCTTTAAATTTATCTAACAtgaaatattacaaaaaaaccaatttttttataattttataattattttctttcacACATGTGGTTTATAATGACAAGTAATCAAATTACTAGTAATTACCGGTGAAAGAGGAATACGTGAGGTTGTAATAGAGATAAAATAATCAGTTAGTGAAGGAACAACTAATGGAATACGAGAATCCTGTATTATAGTATAGTATTGAGGTGCCTCGGCTCTCTGCCAAAGAGATCAAAGTTTACTCTCACGTTTTCACTCTACACTCTTCACtcgttaaaatatattatatatatatattcatgtACATTTATCTGAAGGATGAAAAATAGGAGCACTTTGTTTTAGAAGCTTcgatccattttttttttttttaacatttgcTCCTCAATAAAGAACTTTATGCTCTCGGGTTTTAtgcaaaaaaacaaatatatcaccatctatttttatataatgttGACTAATTATTACTCACTTTCTCgactcgaaaaaaattttcattaccaAGAATAAATATCGCGCAATTACAAGatctatttgtttaattaaaagtcaaaggaatttatttattgcagattattaaattgatatcGTTGACTagtagataattttaatttattaataaataaaatagcttcagttgaataaaatataaattgttttaattagtTGTTcagaaagaagaagaaatttttttcagaagatGAAATAACAGATTTACCGAGTAGATACCTAAGTATTAATCAATTACGTCTGACTGAAACAAAACTCGCTTCCCTTGGGCTAAACACTGAACCGCTCGGATGTAATAtactttaaaagttattttttcttgatagAACAACAACTACAACAACTAACTActgttttaaaaaacaaaactggtattgttattaatatagtTGCAGTGGATGCCTGAAGCTACACTGAAAATTACTAAGAAGAAATCCAACggaactttttattttttctttgaggTAAATTACTACTACCGTTACTAAGAACACTAATAAACCTTATCTTTGCTAAATATTTACTTCACAATTTAGCATCGTAAcagttatctttttatttttattaccttgattttcataatgaattttatttttatctttgaaccaattttttttattaatatttttttttgatttcattttaaatatttccatGTTTActcttaaaactattaataaaatcttaatTAAAGAAACATTTTATTTGGATGGAATTAAGCAATAACGTCTTAATCAacgtttttagaaaaaatcgagttattatGATGAACGCGTACTTAGTATCATAAGATTACTTAGTTCATCataataactcgatttttttaaaaatgttggtTAAGACGTTATTGCTTAATTCCATCCATTTAatgtttcattaaaaaaaaaggtaaaaaataaatgcaacacaaataataatttgatatacaacaattatttattttatttaaattaatttgttttcatgtcgatagaataaaattttttttatacacacATTGTTGATAATCGCAAGAGATATATTAGctgctaattttaaaatcaaccATGAGGCAACAtcatattcataaatataacatataatatttatataattctaaaacaattattattaataattacacataccttataataacaatattattattattattattacaattaaatattcaatctaattcacaatttataatatcattattcattatatatatatatatatatatatatatatatatatatatatatatatatatatatatatatatatatatatatatatatatatatacaacaTCAATAtacataaacaataaaatattcaacatCGATTTGTCtaacaaaaatattactcTTATCACATAAAATACTTTATtacacttaataataattgtaatattgataatattaataataacaacgacaataataataataaatatatatttgtttattataacaataatttatccttttataccaaaaaataatgtgtctgattaattactattgatattattattattatcattcattattaatattatttatttatttaatattaagctGATTCCGGAATACTTGTATggctgtataaaaaataaactatgcACTGGGGAGACCGGAGAATGACAACATTGAGCTCgattcaataatatatatatatattatatatatttatgttcaatatagttattattaaatcacAATTACTTTCCCAAATGTTTGTTccgtcaataaaattttatccatttcttctttatgttctgtttttatatttcttcttagtttaaactttttttaatttttttatcagtttattaaccacaataaaaataaataggcgataaaaaaaatggattacTGCCGCGGCTCGAAAAAGGACCGACAGCGCGCAAATCGTCAGGGTTTATCAGAAGTAGTTGTTTTTGTAAGAGGCGGTGATGATCTTCTCGATGATGGCCCGACACTTGTGCTCCGTTCCAGTTGTTCCGATTTATTTTGAAACATTGAAGATGATATGGTACGTTTGGCTGTCCTAAAAGAACTACCAAACAAATAAATccattatatatttatcaaatccacattttttatcattattattattgttgataaatatatacttgaaaaatatctttatataaattatttaatgatcaTTGTGCAAGAAAAGCAGCAGTGCAGCTTTCACAGCTTCATTATTAACATCAATGCTTCTTCCTTCTTGACaggtttattattaataacaatttgttatttaataataataataataataattaaacacaAAGCAGTAGACACTGAGATTAATGAGAAAAATACGAGACGagtgatgaaataaaaaaaaaaaaaaataaacacagatctttaaattgattttaaataattttttttttttttcaatttaaaaacatgtgattatttaataattacaattatgaACATGAAAATAAACACTTTATAGTTTTAGTGTATCGTGTTCGTAAATATTAGTATGTGTGAGTATTATTAGTCAACGATTTTAAAGCCATCCAACAGGAAGGGATAGAGATCATAATTAATCATACATAAACTGAAGCGCAAGCTATAGAGAACGAAGATATTTGTTGATTAAATATCCCAATTAACCCATCATAATGGGGTTAGATATAATGACAATAATCGCAATCACATCTAGGattgttttgtttttgtttttttctcatCGTGCAAAATCGTAACGATAATCGTGCAAGCAAGATTAACACCGGAGATAGATCATGATAAGCACTGGAAGCATGTCCATTACATTGTTTCTAAACACATATACGGTATTCACATTCAATCTAATTGCTATTATGTttgaaatagttttaaaaattttggttttaatttaaatttataggaaGACGCTCACGGGCATCTTTACCTTGCTCGCAAAATCATCGCGATAAATAGTCTGATAAATTCGTTGGCGTCAATTCGATCATCATCATTGTCACTGTCATCCTCATCATCAGGAATCAAACGAATGGGAATTATTTCCGCACCAACGACTAGGTCTCAATCGAAATTGTGCATAAATTCTGGATAATATCAATGCTgtcgataaaataattattctgatTGTGGAATGTGATGTACGCTGTCGCTTCTGTCGTGAGCGATTATTAACATCAACTCGCGACATTCCGACAAATCTTCAAAGCAGGTACCTGCAAcccaataactttttaaaacctTATTCCTATCAATCTACTAATCttgcaatttaaataatttaaaaaataattaataataataattataaattatctaagGGTAAGCTCATGTGGTCGTAATCTTGCTagagcttttattttttcagacactaaaataaaaagtgcCAGCTCTAGAAAGATATTCGTCTGTTGGGCCATTAACGgggttttaaatttattgcttgTGTCAAAGTGGTTGGGACGAGTGCTAggataatatattttagaaaattcatatcaatttatatgaaaaagaCGTAAAAGGGTTCGGGAGAgacagagagagagagagagagagagagacaAAGATAGAGACAGAGGTGAGAGATAGATAATTACCAATGTATAAGTGAGTAAATTGTAGGTAGATATAATTAGACGTGTGTTAGATGTGGGTGGGGACTTTCCGCTTTAAGTACACGCTGTTGCGAGCTGATGTGCTGACCGTTGTCTCCTTACTGGAAAAATAGAGCCGTGGCTCGTATTCGCACGCGTTTTACTGCAAAAATATTAACTACCTACGTCTAccgaaatatattttataaaaaataataaataaactaaatgtGAACCATCGTTGTAATAAATATCCATACAgtttacattattttaaataattttatcactgTATTTGTTAATGGAGATAGATGATTtggataatatttatttagtagcTTACCTTCTTCGCCGAAGCGACGAATTTAAACCAGGTAAACCAAATTGTCCTCGAGGTATCACCATTCTCGCGTTACCCTGAGCAGGTCTTGATCCACCATAAGATTGCAGTTGAGTTAAATGAGCAGCGTATCCTTCACTGAGTACAGTCGCCAGTGATTGATGCTTCTTCGACACTTTCCCGACAATAATGATTTGCCGGGGTTTTAAATTAACTGCCGTATAAACGGCAATATCCTTACTGCTACCGTACGCCTGATGAATTATTACTCCGTGCTCGTGGATCAAGTTGTTCAAGTAAGCAGCTTTATGGCCAAGCGGATCGCGAGACAATCCATCAGCAAAAGACACTAATCCATGTGGAAAATTGTGTTGTGATAACCAAGATACTACTTTTTGCTGCTGCATGTCTGGTCGAGctgttatatatattattagatATCCAAGTTCTTGCCAATGTCtaaataagatttatttattattattttattttaaaaatattaatttaaataattacctagCGACATCAACAGCACCGGCACGAACTTTAGGATCTCGTCCTGTCACGCTCATACTTGCTGTAAAAGATCCGTCAATACTGAACACCACACACTCTGTATTTGGAGGTATTACAGccataaaaaaatctacagaCGTGTGATCAcctctgaaataaataaaagctaATAAATAaggaatatatatttattagtcactatgtgactgccatgacttgtgaactataaataaataaaattttgctttattaaataatgacttttgttaaattgcactgtaatttcttaaatattgacgtttttaaagatataagctcatcccgatattacaatcatcaagatctttttcagttgagtacccacatgcattttgatatatttttcatatatacatatatatgaaatatatgaaaaattgatgtgggtattcaaatgaaaggtctcgatgagtgtaacattaaaatgagcttatatctttaaaaatgtcaatagttgacaagatacaaagtaatttcttaattatgtatctagagctagagcattttcaaatgcagcctaaacaaaatacttatcatcataaatttatactattggtgagaatgatatgaaagcATGAAaaggccacaaaattttgattattcgcttaataatatagatatatatttaccTTACAACCATTTTAATTGGATAAAGACCGTAAGATAATGCTTTATCATCAGGTATTCTATAAGTAATTCGACCATTTTTATCCGTTACTTCTGTTGATAGATATGTCCATTCTCCAGCGGGTGCATCCTTCATCACATGAATGTCAACCTTTTCGCctaacataaaaatataattaaaactttaattataaactaaatAACTTACAACTATTGATCACTCACCAGTCAATGCGATAACATCTATGGGGCTGTACATAAACCTTGCAATTAATATCTGCGGCAAGCCTTCGCGTACGATTACGTCATTAGCTCGATGATTCGCCGCGACATTCTGAGAATATAATAGAGTAAATCGATTAATATAACTTTAGATTGTTTTtagttgattaattaaaaaagttaaccTTAAGTTTAACCGAGGTTCGTTTTTTATTCCACTTTTCTCGTGGCTGACCTGGACGGAAACAGGCTAAATCTTTTTCTTCACCACCAAGCATTGGCAAGTCAAATCTACCAATTTGTCTTAATATAAATGCAATTACGTCTGATGATTCCCAGTAACTTGCGTGGAACAAATGTGGTAATGCATTTGTTGGAAAGTTTGCAAGACCTTCTGGGCAGTAGAGTGCGTAATCTATTCTTTTATTTCCCCACCACTTGTGTGTTActgaaagtttttaaattgtaataaataatacttttaatttaataatttatttttttaacttacagGAAGATACTGCTTGTAAAGGTACATTATCAATCAGACCCGACATGGTACTTTGAAGCGATATGTCAGACATTCTTCTTAGATGCTGAAGTGGTGTGTTTGGAGCATTCAATCCATCAGCAAACAATTGTGGATTCGTTTGAATGGCTTCAACtaaaaatcgataaaattcaatgttaaaatatctataataataataataataaaaaaaaacttacgtaAATGATAAGGTTGTCCGTTGCCGAGCGGATATTTTTGATAGCGAGCGACATTGACCGGAGGTAACTGTGAAAATCGAGCTGATATAATAGGTTCTAAGCGCGCAGCTACCGGATCCGTTGGATGAAATAGATTGTAGACTTGATTAACAAGCGGCCTAGGAACCGTTGTACCTTTATCATTGCTTGAGGATATTTTACGATAAGCGAGGACTAACGCCAGCGGACTgccaaacataaaaaattcactgaCGTCAAATTCTAATTTACACTGAGATGAATCGCTGGTTGATGATGAACGTCTTCTTGGTAAAGGTGCCGTTAAATGTTTGCCATCTTCACTTTGATCACCTCCAGGTTGATTGTCGTTTTCTAAAATACTATTTTCACTGTCGTGTCTCGATTGATATTGAACGGACCGACAGAGCGCATCGTAAGTTAATATCGAACCAACAGAGTCACCGACAAATGATATTTGTCCAGCAAATCCACGACCTTCATccgattttataaattctccTAATACTTGATTAGCCCCGGTGATAACTTTTGAAACCGCATCTTGATAATCTGAGGATGAACATGCCAAAAGTGGGATGGATCCTATTGGAATAGTGTCATTTGTAATTTGTGGAGAGTCAACACAAGAGGGTGACACGTCAAAACTGTAAGGACTTAAACTGGATAATATTCCCAATCCCTCGGTACATATTGATGGACATGAGACAAATCTTACAGCAATATGTCCAACCATACTGGGATAATGTTGACGCATAACAGATTCAAAGGCACCGCGAAATGTTGTTATGTCTGATTTTTTAGCAGATAAATCAACATTGGCATCCAGGACACTGCCGGCATGCATAACTATCAGTAATACTGTTGTTCGACAGGGCTGGTGAGTTGGTGAGTGTTGAGGTGAAGCTGGGCATGATAAATCTATACTCGCTGACGAACGTATGTGAAGTCTTTTACCACTACGTTCACTGGCGACTCGCTGCAAGTATGAGTGGGAAAATATACTGTCGTCATGCCTGCTGCTTGAAGATGATACTCCAGCTACTGATGCTGTTGGTACTGTAGGCGACAGGGAGTCTTCTTTGTCCGTCAAGAGGTCCAACGAGCTCCACTTTGCCAGAGATGTATTGTCACCAAAGTCTTCtgcttaataaaaaatactatcaTTAgtctttatttatattcttcctactttttaacttttaaaagtatgttattattattaaagacaTGGATAATTATTTGACCACTTAAGCGCATGCTCGTGCGATCTAATTGACCTACCTGTGCGTATCTCAGGTACAACTATTCCAGCGGCTGTgcgagagaaaaaaaaaaacacagagaaaaaataaaaaaaaaaaaataaacaaagaaaaatacaTCAGGCAAACTAATAAGAGAATCTTCTCTTGtgctttatcgatcaattaGACTActcacaaaaaatatatattccaTTTACTCTAAACAATGGCTATTTTCTTACCACGCAAAAGTGctgctaattaattaattaaatccaaTTTGATTATTATCTATGAATCATGAGTTaaacatatatagatatatagatatacatctATTCAGTTATTTATTTGCCAGACAGACAGAATGTCTGTcagttaaagtaataaaatgatatgTGAATGTAAAATAGACATATCGATCGGCACTATTCAACGCCCATGCTTAAGCTTTTGCCAGAAACAATTTGATTGtaatgtaattataaatcaCACGGTTGCTTACTTGCTTTTATAGAAAACTAGAGAGCGAAAATTGGAAATAAAACAGTACCTTGgcaatcaaaaaattcatccTCGCTGCCTGATTCAGATTCACGGACGATACTCTCCATACGCCAATTAGCAATCTGGATGTCGAAGCTTTTAGCAGAACTCGGGGAGTGAATTGAATGACTGCTGTgcttccaaacttttttagtttcaaatTTGTTAAGAGCAATTTTTGACCTAatgaagataaataatttagcaagtacttttaaaatttttgttgtaaataaatattttacccAGGTGGTAAAACTGTAGTAGGAGAATCTTCAGGGCTGATATCACCTTCAGAACTACGCGCCGTATTAATAACAGGAATATCCGAAGGTTTACGAATAGACGGCGGACTTTGGAGATCTTCGTTTTTCTCAATGCTACCGAGTGTTGCAGCAAATGTTTTGGCAACATCAGTAGCTCCCTGTGGTGTCGCTGCTGGGGTATTTGAGTCACTGTGATTGTCCTCGTAGCCATCAATAGCCATCTCACCACGTTCAGCAGCTTCTGCAGCAGCCATTTTTCGCTGCAGTGCCAATTGAGTCTCTTTTTCTATTTGTCTTATGTCTTCCATTGTCAAACCGATCCATTCATCTTGCCATGCCCACGCTTGACGGTGCGCTCGTACCATAGTTTTCCGTAATgctaaataaaacaataatacattgtcgttattattaaattaatgaataaaacaaaaatagtaACTGTAAGTAGATCATTAGAAGAATTCATACTGACCCACATCGTGAATGAATTTTTCCAGCTTGGTTTGCATGCCCCAGTAACGGAACTCAACCCTACAAAGTTTATACGCACACATCAGTGACTTTCCTGAAAGCGTAGGTTGTGGTCTTCcctaaaaaaatacatcagttaataataattaatagagtggcgcaaaaaaaccgactatttttttagttttagatGTTTCAAGAGCTctctccaaaggacagcttaaaaaaaaatttttaagaggtcgttccaaattttttttaaatttcaaaaatcgtcaaaaatcgaattttttttttttttttttatttttttctcgttacttcataattttatagacaaaaaaaaataagttcctgaaagtttcaattcaaaattttaaattttgaaaggtcgcttataaatttttttaaagttcagAGTCAAAAAATGCTAATCCAATTAGGTAAATAGTcgctaataaattaaaaaaaaatgatgagcgaccttttaaaattcacattttaaactgaaactttcaggaaaacccctttttttttttttgtttttgtctataaaattatgacgtaacgagaaaaaaattaaaaaaaaattcgatttttgaaattaaaaaaaatttttttttaagctgtcctttggagaaagctcttaaaacatctaaaactaacattttttcactcgagacttgaagaaaaaaaaaaaaaaaaaaaaatagtcggtttttttgcgccaccctaataattaatttataataattataattacttgaACTTCAGCCCAATAATCTTGAAGCCAATTTTCAGTAAGCGGTCCACGGCCTGTTTTTTGGGATACATACAGCAAAGGATCTTCTTCTTGGACATAATCAGCACCAACAGGCTTATCCTTTACCACgtcaataaaatcaacaattcGATTACGCAAATCACTACCAGACAACTGGAATACATTTTCTTGATGCCCGTTGTCTGGAAAATAGTACGTTTCTATTTCAaccgaaaatttttcaacaaatggACACGTATATCGAGTTTTAGTATAAGGATAAGCGTTCCACGCTTCTTCCTGAGTCTGCAACGCGGTTTTAGGTAACAAGCTCTTAAACCATCCAGGCAAATGACTTCCTAcgtgataaattttatgagtATACTGTCCGTTTCCTCCGGGTCCATCTGTATACGGttcattaacttttatttcaaCTCCACTACCAACGCCCTTGCTTTCGTCTCttgattttttctatttatggaagaaaagatgaaaaaaaaaaaaaaaaaaatatatatatgcatattggaaaaataaatattaacaagtaAAATAACTTACAGCAATCATATAAAGTTGAGCGATTCGATACTCCTCTACGGTGAGAGGAAGTGGTATCCTATACTCTTtaataagcatttttttttccttgttCCTTTGCTCGTCGTTGTTATTTTTGATGTTGTTATCAGTCTAGCAtttctgtaataaaaaaatattataaactcAACAATACAATACATATTAAGTAacaataaaaagtataaaagtaataaagaaGCATATAAAGTGCATCAGCCGTGTCTAAACGAGTTTCTGCAAGCGCTTCTTTATGcttgatactttttttaaaacctATTTACCTTGTCCTACAATTCTACAATTAAATACACCAAATTGACCTCGTAATAAAACCGTAAAcgtcgttaaattatttaacaatactaaaatataataaattcattttttttaaattgatttttgaaataaattaattttcacattgattaattaaaacgattgatcaattataattaacacgAAGATAATGATATTGATAATGTTGATAATGATGGTGATGATGAATATTGATGGAAaggtaaattaaataatggcgTTGTTGCCTATTTGAGGACACCCTCACGATTGCCGAGAAATCGCGCGTCTGATCATCCAGCGATCCAGCTCGTgctcaaattttttgttgcgCTTGcgtctttttattattattatttgttgcTGTTATAACTAAAACTGAGTAAAAGCTCTTTGTCTGGTTCACTCTCACTCTATCACCCAGGGCGCTTATTCCACTGTGATGACAACGAACAAATGCGCCGTAGACTGTGATAAATCTAAAActaaattgttttgttaataactaGTGGAAAATATGAAtgcaatttaatattaagccagccataatttaatttctttttttatttaaatttaattgttggttttt
It encodes:
- the LOC123266381 gene encoding protein retinal degeneration B isoform X4, with the protein product MLIKEYRIPLPLTVEEYRIAQLYMIAKKSRDESKGVGSGVEIKVNEPYTDGPGGNGQYTHKIYHVGSHLPGWFKSLLPKTALQTQEEAWNAYPYTKTRYTCPFVEKFSVEIETYYFPDNGHQENVFQLSGSDLRNRIVDFIDVVKDKPVGADYVQEEDPLLYVSQKTGRGPLTENWLQDYWAEVQGRPQPTLSGKSLMCAYKLCRVEFRYWGMQTKLEKFIHDVALRKTMVRAHRQAWAWQDEWIGLTMEDIRQIEKETQLALQRKMAAAEAAERGEMAIDGYEDNHSDSNTPAATPQGATDVAKTFAATLGSIEKNEDLQSPPSIRKPSDIPVINTARSSEGDISPEDSPTTVLPPGSKIALNKFETKKVWKHSSHSIHSPSSAKSFDIQIANWRMESIVRESESGSEDEFFDCQAAGIVVPEIRTAEDFGDNTSLAKWSSLDLLTDKEDSLSPTVPTASVAGVSSSSSRHDDSIFSHSYLQRVASERSGKRLHIRSSASIDLSCPASPQHSPTHQPCRTTVLLIVMHAGSVLDANVDLSAKKSDITTFRGAFESVMRQHYPSMVGHIAVRFVSCPSICTEGLGILSSLSPYSFDVSPSCVDSPQITNDTIPIGSIPLLACSSSDYQDAVSKVITGANQVLGEFIKSDEGRGFAGQISFVGDSVGSILTYDALCRSVQYQSRHDSENSILENDNQPGGDQSEDGKHLTAPLPRRRSSSTSDSSQCKLEFDVSEFFMFGSPLALVLAYRKISSSNDKGTTVPRPLVNQVYNLFHPTDPVAARLEPIISARFSQLPPVNVARYQKYPLGNGQPYHLLEAIQTNPQLFADGLNAPNTPLQHLRRMSDISLQSTMSGLIDNVPLQAVSSLTHKWWGNKRIDYALYCPEGLANFPTNALPHLFHASYWESSDVIAFILRQIGRFDLPMLGGEEKDLACFRPGQPREKWNKKRTSVKLKNVAANHRANDVIVREGLPQILIARFMYSPIDVIALTGEKVDIHVMKDAPAGEWTYLSTEVTDKNGRITYRIPDDKALSYGLYPIKMVVRGDHTSVDFFMAVIPPNTECVVFSIDGSFTASMSVTGRDPKVRAGAVDVARHWQELGYLIIYITARPDMQQQKVVSWLSQHNFPHGLVSFADGLSRDPLGHKAAYLNNLIHEHGVIIHQAYGSSKDIAVYTAVNLKPRQIIIVGKVSKKHQSLATVLSEGYAAHLTQLQSYGGSRPAQGNARMVIPRGQFGLPGLNSSLRRRSKETTVSTSARNSVYLKRKVPTHI
- the LOC123266381 gene encoding protein retinal degeneration B isoform X5, with translation MLIKEYRIPLPLTVEEYRIAQLYMIAKKSRDESKGVGSGVEIKVNEPYTDGPGGNGQYTHKIYHVGSHLPGWFKSLLPKTALQTQEEAWNAYPYTKTRYTCPFVEKFSVEIETYYFPDNGHQENVFQLSGSDLRNRIVDFIDVVKDKPVGADYVQEEDPLLYVSQKTGRGPLTENWLQDYWAEVQGRPQPTLSGKSLMCAYKLCRVEFRYWGMQTKLEKFIHDVALRKTMVRAHRQAWAWQDEWIGLTMEDIRQIEKETQLALQRKMAAAEAAERGEMAIDGYEDNHSDSNTPAATPQGATDVAKTFAATLGSIEKNEDLQSPPSIRKPSDIPVINTARSSEGDISPEDSPTTVLPPGSKIALNKFETKKVWKHSSHSIHSPSSAKSFDIQIANWRMESIVRESESGSEDEFFDCQAAGIVVPEIRTAEDFGDNTSLAKWSSLDLLTDKEDSLSPTVPTASVAGVSSSSSRHDDSIFSHSYLQRVASERSGKRLHIRSSASIDLSCPASPQHSPTHQPCRTTVLLIVMHAGSVLDANVDLSAKKSDITTFRGAFESVMRQHYPSMVGHIAVRFVSCPSICTEGLGILSSLSPYSFDVSPSCVDSPQITNDTIPIGSIPLLACSSSDYQDAVSKVITGANQVLGEFIKSDEGRGFAGQISFVGDSVGSILTYDALCRSVQYQSRHDSENSILENDNQPGGDQSEDGKHLTAPLPRRRSSSTSDSSQCKLEFDVSEFFMFGSPLALVLAYRKISSSNDKGTTVPRPLVNQVYNLFHPTDPVAARLEPIISARFSQLPPVNVARYQKYPLGNGQPYHLLEAIQTNPQLFADGLNAPNTPLQHLRRMSDISLQSTMSGLIDNVPLQAVSSLTHKWWGNKRIDYALYCPEGLANFPTNALPHLFHASYWESSDVIAFILRQIGRFDLPMLGGEEKDLACFRPGQPREKWNKKRTSVKLKNVAANHRANDVIVREGLPQILIARFMYSPIDVIALTGEKVDIHVMKDAPAGEWTYLSTEVTDKNGRITYRIPDDKALSYGLYPIKMVVRGDHTSVDFFMAVIPPNTECVVFSIDGSFTASMSVTGRDPKVRAGAVDVARHWQELGYLIIYITARPDMQQQKVVSWLSQHNFPHGLVSFADGLSRDPLGHKAAYLNNLIHEHGVIIHQAYGSSKDIAVYTAVNLKPRQIIIVGKVSKKHQSLATVLSEGYAAHLTQLQSYGGSRPAQGNARMVIPRGQFGLPGLNSSLRRRRRR